The nucleotide sequence ATCGGGATCGGGCGCGGGCGGGTTCAGCACAGGCTCGACCTGCGCCAGCGCGTCGGCGAGCGAGAAGGCCGCCCCGCTCTGGAGCCGGCCGCCGGCCGCGTCCCGGTGGCCGCCGCCGCGGAACTTGCGCGCGCCGTCGAGCGCCGTCTCGTTGTTCGAGCGGAAGGAGAGCGTGCCGACCCGCTGCACGTTGACGACGCGGCGGGCCCGGCCGGCCTCCATGATCAGGTCGGAGATGCGCTGGAAGGCGCCCGAATCGAGCCCGAAGGAGAGCAGCGTGCCGTCCGAGAGCGGCCGGAACAGCTCCTCCGAGCGGGCGAGCGCGCGGGCGACGCGCATGCGGGTGGTGAGGGCCGCGTCGTCGTCGGGATCGCCCGCCATCAGGTCGTCGACGAGGCGGAGGCGCACGGCACCCAGCCGGGCCTCGATCTCGGCCGGGCTGAGACCCTCGCGCAGCAGCGCGGCGAGCGCCAGGAGCAGGCCGCTCAGGAAGCGGTCGTGCCAGGGATGGCCCACCGGGATCAGGGTCGAGACGTTGTCCCAGAAGGCCTCGTCGAGGGCGAGGCCGCCCAGAAACTCCGGTCGGTCCTTGCGCCAGAGATCGAGGGCGTCGACCGCCGCGACGAGGCTCGCGAGGTCGGCGTCGCCCTCGCCGGCCTCCGGCGCGTAGAGCGCGCGCTGCTCGTAGGCCATCCGGGTGGCGCAGCGCTCCGTGTCGATCAGCACGACGGTGTCCGGGTCGCCGGCATCGAAGCGCTTCAGGGCGGGCCGCTCGGGATCGTCCTGCGGCTCCAGCTTCTGGGCGCGCAGCTGGTCGATCGAGGAGGCGTGGTGGTCGAGCACCACGAGGCGATGGCGCCGCTCGGCCTCGCGCTTCAGGTTCATCTGCGCGAAGCGGCGGATGAAGGTGACGGCGACCTCCTCCAGGCCCAGATCGGTGAGGATCAGCAGCTCGGGCGCCTTCGTGCGCTCCAGCCGCTTCAGCTCGGTCTCGACCACCGGCCCAACATCCGAGTAGCGCGGGATGTGCACCACCCGCCGCACGTCGCGGAACCGGCCGACGACCGTCGAGGCGCCGTAGCCGTCGAGGTCGTGATGCGTGAGTTGGGTGGCGTTCAAACCGTGTCTCCTCGCGGGCGGCTCAGGCCAGCGTGCGCGGGCCCGACGGCGTCTCGATCTCCGCCGTGTAGCGGAATACGGGACCTTCGCGAATCTCCGGCGAGTCGATGAGGCCGATCTCCCGGTAGAGGGCGGCAGCCGCCTCCGGGTCGGGATGGTCGAGCCGGAAGGCGAGGAGCCGCGCGCCGAGATTCGGCATGGCGCGGGCCGGATTGCCCTCCGGACCCCACGCCATCAGGCAGGGCGCGAGGCCGTCGAGCGGCAGCGCGCCGTCGTCGCGCACGCCGAAACGCCAAGCGAGCGCGCCGCGCGTCATGCGGGCCGGGCGGCCGAACAGGCCGGGCCGCTGAGCCACCGCGCCGTCGAGGTCGTCCGTGCGCGCCACGAAGGCCCGCAGGCGCCGTCCGGCCTCCCAATCGGCCCGCACCCCGCCCGCATCGTCGAGGCCGAACCAGCGCGGGCGGCCGGGATGGGGCGCCTTGGGATCGACCGCGATCACTTCGAGGAAGAGCGCCTCGCCGAGGCGCAGCAGGTGGTTGCGCGTGCCCATCTCGCGGTGGCGCCCGCCCTCGGGAATGTCGAGCTCGAGGCTCTCGCGGACATGGGCGATTCCTTCCGCGAGGGTGGGGGCGACGACAGCGAGGTGGTCGAGGGTGAGCATGCGGGTCCTTCGCGGTTACAGCCCCTTGCGCAGCTGATCGTGCACGAAGGCCAGGAAAGCGAGAAACTCCTTCGCTTCGAAGAAGATCACGTCGGATCCGGTCAGGCCCCAGAGCTTGCGCAGCTCGTCCGGCGACAGGTCGCTCTGCAGGACCTGTCCGATGAAATCGCGCAGGCGTCGGCGTTCCTCACCTTTGAAGTTCCGCAGGGCAGAGTGGGCGGCGTCCCTCAGGCCGTCGTGTTCAAGGTCGGTGTCCTGATGGAACCGCATGCCGAAAGACCGGAATTCCGGGGTCGGCGGCAGGCGGCCGAGCCGCTTCTTCGTCCGGTTCCGCTTCTTCGTCCTCTGGCCCACAGCGATCAGCCCGATCCGCGCCTGCGCCACCGATCCTAGGCGAGGACTTTCCGCCGGCCCAAGCCGCGATGCCGACCTTGGAACGCGAAACGCCGGAGCCCCTTCCAGGGCCCCGGCGCCGCGTTCCGTCCTGACAGGCCGGGCGTCGCCGCCCGGCCCGTCCGCTCAGAGCGAGTAGTACTGCACGAACTCGATCGGGTGGGGGGTCATCTCGTAGCGCAGCACCTCGGTCATCTTCAGCTCGATGAACGAGTCGATCTGGTCGTCCGAGAACACGCCGCCGGCCTTGAGGAAGTCCCGGTCCTTGTCGAGGCTCTGGAGGGCCTCACGGAGCGAGCCGCACACGGTCGGGATCTGCTTCAGCTCGCGCGGGGGCAGGTCGTACAGATCCTTGTCCATCGCCGGACCCGGATCGATCTTGTTGAGGATGCCGTCGAGGCCGGCCATCAGCAGCGCCGAGAAGGCGAGGTAGGGGTTCGCCATCGGGTCGGGGAAGCGGACCTCGACGCGCTTGGCCTTCGGGTTCGTCGTCCACGGGATGCGGCAGGAGGCCGAGCGGTTGCGGGCCGAGTAGGCCAGCAGCACCGGGGCCTCGTAGCCCGGGACAAGGCGCTTGTAGGAGTTGGTCGAGGGGTTGGTGAAGGCGTTCAAGGCCTTGGCGTGCTTGATGATGCCGCCGATGTACCAGAGGCATTCCTGGGAGAGATCGGCGTACTTGTCGCCCGCGAAGAGCGGCTTGCCGTTCTTCCAGATCGACTGGTGCACGTGCATGCCGGAGCCGTTGTCGCCGTAGACGGGCTTGGGCATGAAGGTCGCGGTCTTGCCGTAGCTCTGCGCCACGTTGTGGATGCAGTACTTGTAGATCTGCATGTGGTCGGCGAGCAGCGTCAGCGTGTCGAACTTCATGCCGAGTTCGTGCTGGGCGCTCGCCACCTCGTGGTGGTGCTTCTCGACCTTCACGCCCATCGACTGCATGGCGGCCAGCATCTCGCCGCGCATGTCCTGGGCCGAATCCTGAGGCGGTACCGGGAAGTAGCCGCCCTTGGTCTGCACCCGGTGGCCGAGGTTGCCGCCCTCGTAGTCGGTGAAGCCGTTGGTCGGAAGCTCGGTCGAGTCGAGCTGGAAGCCGGTATGGTAGGGGTCGGCGCCGAACTTCACGTCGTCGAAGACGAAGAACTCGGCCTCGGGGCCGACATAGATCGTGTCGCCGATGCCGGTGGAGCGCAGATACGCCTCGGCGAGCTTGGCGGTCGAGCGCGGGTCGCGGGAATAGGGCTGGCCGCTGGACGGCTCCAGCACGTCGCAGACGATCGACATGGTGGAGGCGGAGAAGAACGGGTCCATGCAGGCGGTCGCCGGATCCGGCATCAGCAGCATGTCGGATTCGTTGATCGCCTTCCAGCCGGCGATCGACGAGCCGTCGAACATGGTGCCGTCCTGGAAGATCTCGTCGTCGACGAGCGAGACGTCGAAGGTGACGTGCTGCCACTTGCCCCGCGGATCCGTGAACCGGAAGTCCACGTACTTGACGTCGTTGTCCTTGATCTCCCTCAGGACATCCGCTGCGGTCTTTGCCATCCCTGGGAATCTCCTTCAGTCCGGGCTTGCGCCGAATTTGCCCCGCGCGGTCGCGAGGAGGCGGCGCGTGAGCGCGCCGGGCGGCCTTACAGGCGGGGATGGCGCAAGGCTAGAGGGATTCGGGGAGAGGCGAAACCCGTTGCCGGCTTTAAGTCCTTGTCGAAACAGGAGTCTCACGTCCCGTTCTCGCTGCGTTGCGGGATGACGAAGGGCGGTCCCTGTCCGCACCCGACCACCGGACGCGCTCCACGGGCGCCGATCGGACCCGTCCGCATCCGGATGCCGGGAGCACCGGCCGGCCTCTCGGACATTGTCCGGACGGAGCGCGGGCCTTCCTCTCCCACGGGATCGTGGCGGCCGGAGGCAGCGCGGTGAGCCTGCGTCACCGTGTCCGTCGCACCCTCCGGAAAGGCGCCGGATCGAGGGCGGTTGCTTCAGGGACGGCCGATTCGATTGCGCGAGGGTGAAACGAGCACCCTTGACCGCCGCCCGGGGCGGTGCCATGTGTCGCCGCGCTAAAGCGTTGAAATCGCTCTAGTTTTCAAGAGTTCTAATCTGTCGCGCTATGCAGGGGCCCGCCGGAGGGCTCCGGATCGAAGGACGGCCGAACGGCTTCCGGCCGGCCGAGAACCAAGCCAGGGTTCGCGGATCGCATGATCGTCTGTTCCTGCAACGTCCTGTCCGACGGCGCCGTGCGCGGCTGCCTCGACCCGGGTCCGGCCTGCCCGCGCACGCCGGCCCAGGTCTATGCCTGCCTCGGCTGCAGCCCGAAATGCGGGCGCTGCGCCCGCACCATCCGGTCGATCCTGCGCACCGCGCTCGCGGAGGCGGCCGAAGCGGACGCCCATGCCTGCTCGGCGTCTTGCGCGAGCGCGTGCAGTCTGAAACAGTTCCAAACAGCGGACGAGGAGCTGGCCGCCTGACAGGTGCCCGACGGTTCTCGAACCGGGCGCCCATCTCCTCGCGTTCCGACAACGGAGAGAGACTGGGGCATGAAGGGCGACACCAAGGTCATCGAGTACCTCAACCGAGGCCTGCGCAGCGAGCTGACGGCGGTCAACCAGTACTGGCTCCACTTCCGCCTGCTGAACGACTGGGGCTACGTCGACCTCGCCAAGTTCTGGCGCAAGGAATCGATCGAGGAGATGAACCACGCCGACCGGTTCATCGACCGGATCCTCTTCCTCGACGGCTTCCCGAACCTGCAGGAACTCGACCCGCTGCGGATCGGCCAGACCGTGCAGGAGATCATCGAGTGCGACCTCGCGGCCGAGAACGAGGCCCGGGCGCTCTACCTCGAGGCGGCCAAGTACTGCGACTCGATCAACGACCGCGTCTCGAAGCGCCTGTTCGAGGACCTGGCCGAGGACGAGGAGGGCCATATCGACTTCCTGGAGACGCAGCTGGAGCTGATCAACCAGATCGGCCTGCCGCTCTACGCCCAGCGCCACATCGGCGGGCTGGAGCAGATCGCGCCCGAGACCGAGTGAAGCGTCGGCCGTCCCGGGACTTCGGGCCCGGGACGGCTCTCATCCGAGGGGCTCTGCAAGCGCGCGTGTCGCGCATCCGGCGAACGCCCTCGCGACTCTCCCTCCCCCCTCTGCGGGGGAGGGTGGGCCGGCCGTCAGGCCGGGTCGGGTGAGGGGATCCCAGCGTCAGGATCGGGCCGTGCCCTGCATGACGGCTGCACCTCTTCCGTTCGCGTGGTTCCCCTCTCTGCGGGACTACGTCCCGACCGTCACCCTTCGGGTGCCACCCTCCCCCGCAGAGGAGGGGGGAAAGTCGCGGACGTCAAAACCGCATCACGCCTCCCCGCACTCCCCCGCCTCCCGCGCGAGAAGCGCCCGCTTGCGCTCCACGCCCCAGCGGTACCCGGAGAGCGCGCCGTCCGAGCGCACCACCCGGTGGCAGGGGATCGCCACTGCGAGCGCGTTCGCGCCGCAGGCCATCGCCACCGCCCGGACCGCCGCCGGCATGCCGATCACCCGGGCGATCTCGGCGTAGCTCGCGGTCGCGCCCACCGGGATCCGGCGCAGCGCCTCCCAGACCCGCTGCTGGAAGGCGGTCCCGCCGATGTCGAGAGGCAGGTCGAGGCTCCGCCCCGGCGCCTCGACGAGGCCGATCACCCGCGCCATCCAGGCCTCGAAGGTCGCATCGCCCCCGACGAGCTCCGCCGCGGCGAAGCGGTCCTGCAGGTCGCGCACCAGCGCGTCGGGGTCGTCGCCGAGCAGGATCGCGCAGACGCCCCGCTCGCTCGCCGCCACCAGGATGGCGCCGAGCGTGCAGGCCCCGACGCCGAAGCGGATGCGGGCGCCCGCCCCGCCCCGGCGATAGGCGGTCGGGCTCATGCCGAGCCGCGCGGGCGCCTCCGCGTAGAAGCGGCTCGGGGCGTTGTAGCCGGCCTCGTAGAGCGCCGCCGTCACAGTGCCGGCCTCCTGCAGGGTGGCGGCGACGCGCTCGGCCCGGCGCGCCCGCGCGTAGGCCCGCGGCGTCACGCCGGTGACCGCGCGGAAGACCCGGTGGAAGTGGAAGGGGCTGAGGCCCGCCTCCGTCGCCAGGGCGGCGAGCGCCGGCTCGGTCTCGGCGGTCTCGATCCGGCGGCAGGCCCGCGCGACCATCGCGCGCCGCCGCGCCTCCGGCCCCGCCGCGTCCGGCCGGCAGCGCCGGCAGGCGCGAAAGCCCGCGGCCTCGGCCTCCGGCGGTCCGGCATAGAAGCGGACGTTCTCGCGCTTGGCCGCCCGGGACGGGCAGCTCGGGCGACAATAGACGCCGGTGGTACGCACCGCGAAGACGAAGCGGCCGTCCGCCGCGGCGTCGCGGGCCGCGAGCGCCGCCCACATCCCCGCCTCGTCGAGGGGGACGGGGGTTTCAGAGGGCGTGGGCAGGATCGAAGCAACAGGCATCGCGCCAGTTCCGGTCTGGAGGCCCCGCGGGGCCGATCGTCCCATCCTGCGGGTCGCGTTAGGCCTCGGCATCCCGCGCCTTGCGGCCGAATCCTACCAGACCAGGCGCTCGATCACCGCGTCCGGCCGCACCGTCTGGGCGGCGAGCCAGTCTGCGATCTCGCCGAGGCGATGGTGCTCGGCCGTGACCCCGAGTTCCTCCGCGTGGATGCCCCGGGCAACGAGGAGGCTCGCGATGCCGAAGCCGCGCGCGCCCGCGACATCCGTGCGGATCGCGTCGCCCACCGCGATCACCCGGGCGGGATCGGGCGGCTCCTGCCCGTCGAGTTCGCCGGCCCGCGCCAGCGCCGCCTCGTAGACCGGCCGGTGCGGCTTGCCCGCGTAGACGACCGTGCCGCCGAGATCCGCGTAGGCCGCGGCCAGCAGCCCCGCGCAGGGGATCAGCCGCCCGTCCGCCTCGACCACGAGATCGGGGTTGGCGCAGATCATCGGGACGTCCCGGGCGCGGAGCGCCGCGAGGGTGTCGCGGTAATCGTCGGCCGTCTCGGTGCGGTCGTCGAACAGGCCGGTGCAGAGCACGAGGTCGGCGGCCTCGGCGGAGACGAGGTCCACGTCGAGACCGCGGAAGATGCCCGCATCCCGCTCGGGACCGAGATGGTAGAGGCGGGTGCCGGGCCGGTCGGCGATCAGCGCCCGGGTGAGGTCGCCCGAGGTGACGATCGCGTCGTAGGCCTCGCGCGGCACGCCGAACCCGTCGAGGATGCGCCCGACGCCCTCGCCGGGCCGCGGCGCGTTCGAGACCAGCACCACCCGGCGCGGGCGCTCGGAGCCGGGCAGGTGGCGGAAGCGGATCAGCGCCTCGCCCGCGCCCGTATGCGCCCGGCGGCCGTCGTGCAGCACGCCCCAGACGTCGCAGAGGATCAGGTCGTAGGAATCCGCGATCTCCCGGAAACCGGAGAGCGTCGGGATAGAAGCGTGCTCGGTCATGCCTGGTCCTGCGGCGGTCGCGGCGTCCGGTTAGGCGGACGGGGCACGGAAGGCAACGCCCGGGGACCTCAGCTCGCCCGGCGCAGGAAGGAGCGGAAGGGCCGCCGCTGCGGCGGCTCGGGCGGCTCCGGCGGTCCGGCCTCGGCCGGGGGGGCGGCGAGCACGTCGGCCCGCACTGGGCGGGGCGCTGCGAAGACCGAGCCCTGGGCCAGCGCCACGTCGAGGTCGATCAGGTCGGGCACGTCGCCCTCCGCCTCGACCGACTGCGCCACGAGGCGGATCCCGGCCCTGGCGAGCGCCGTCACCAGATCCTCGACGGCGATGTCGGCGAGGTCCGGCCGCTCCGGCCGCAGCAGCATCCCGGCCGGGATCTTGACCTGCCCGACGCCGGCGCGCGCGAGGGCTGCCCCGTCGAAGCGCAGGTCCTGCGGCCGGTCGAGGACGAAGCCGACCTTGCCGCGCAAGGCGCCGAGCGCGCCCGCCTGCTCGGCGTCGAGGCTGCGCCAGCTCGCCTGCGGCAGGGCGAGCACGAGGCGGCCGGCGAGCCCGGCATCGTCGGCGACGAGCCGGGCGAGCCAGCGCAGGAAGCCGGGCTCGTAGAGCGAGAGCGGCGAGAGGCCGTAGGTCACGCTCGCCTCGCTGCCGCGACTGCCGAGATGGCGCGCGACGGTGGCGGCGCGCTGGAGCATGCGGCGATCGAGTTCGGTCGTGCGCCCGTGCCGCTCCAGGACCGGCAGGAAATCCTCGGGCGCGAGGAGGTCGGTGCCCGCGCGCAACCGCGCCAGCGCCTCGTAGGCGACGACCTTGCGCTGCGGCAGGGTGACGACGGGCTGGAGATGCACCTCCAGCCCGTCCTCCTCGAAGGCGGCGATCAGCGCGGCCTCGGGCAGCGGCTCGGGACGCGGCAGGACCGTGCGGGGCGGAAGAGGCCTGGCCGGCGCGGGCGCAGGGGCTGGCAGGGGCGCAGGCACGGGGGCCGGCTCGGGTGCGGGACGCCGCGTCGCGGGCTCCGCGGGCACGGGCCGGACCGGGGGTGGGACGATCGGCTGCGGGACGGCGGGCGCCGGGCGCGGCGCGGCGGGTACGGCCGGCGGACGGGCAGCCGCGGCCTTCAGGCGGGCGACCTCCGCGTCCTGGACGCCGACGACTGCAGTGAGGTCGCGCACGATGCCGCTGAGCAGGCCGATCTCGACGCCGAGTTCCGAGATCTCGGCGGCCAGCCCCGCCTGCTCCGGCTCGGGCCGCGCGGCGGCGAGCGCCTCGGCGCGCAGCAGGCGCTTGGAGAGCCCGTCGACCTCGCGGGAGAGCACGTCGCAGCGCGCCCGCAGGGCGGTGGCGCGGGCGTGGGCGGCGAGCGCTCCGACTGCACCGACGAGGGCGACGGCCAGCGCCCCGGCTCCCGGCCAGAACACCGTGAGGGGCCCGAGGACGACGGCGGCCACCACCCCGAAGGCCAACAGGCTCGCATGCCGGCCGAGGAACCGGAGCATCGCTTGGGTGACACCTGCACGAGATACGCGGTGCGAGGACCGGTCGAGTTCGGCCGGTCCGGAACGCGCTCACGTTGTCGCCGAGGGCCGCCGGGCCGGCAAGGTGGCGGGCGCTAACCCCACCGGTTTTTGCCGCGGTGTGACATCGCGGGAGTAGCGCCCCCGCCCGGCAGGTCGCCGCTGGTCCGGAACCCCCGCGCGAGCGCCCTGATTGGCGGGGCGAGATCCCTCGCACAGCGGACACATTCCTGATGACGGACGACGGCGCGCTCTCCCGGCGCAACCTCTTGGCGGCGGGCGCCGCGATAACGGGCGCGCTCACGGGCGCCGTCGGCCTGGCCGGCCGCGCGAGCGCCGCACCGCCCGCTCCCTCCGTGCCGGCAGATACGGGCGCGGTGCAGGGAAACCGGGTGATGTTCCCGAACTGGCGCGGCGAGGGCGACAAGCCGCCGGCTCCGACCCCGGCCCCCCAGCCGGTCGCCAGGCGCACCGGCTACTGCGTCGTCGGGCTCGGGCGGCTCAGCCTCGACGAGATCCTGCCCGCGCTCGGCCAAACCAAGCACGCGCGGCTCGCCGCCGTGATGTCGGGCTCGCCCGAGAAGGCCCGGCTCGTGGCGCAGCAGTACGGCGTGCCGGAAGACGCGGTCTACGGCTACGGCGACTGGGACAGGCTGAAGGCCAATCCGGACGTCCAGGCCGTCTACATCGTCACGCCGAACGCGGTGCATAAGGACAACGTGCTGGCGGCGGCGAATGCCGGCAAGCACGTGCTCTGCGAGAAGCCGATGGCGGCCAATTCCGCGGAGGCGCGCGCGATGATCGCGGCCTGCGAGCGGGCGAACGTCCGGCTGATGATCGCCTATCGCTGCCAGTACGAGCCCTTCAACCGCGAGGTTGTGCGGATCAGCCGCGCGGGCGAGTTCGGTCGCCCGCGCCTGATCCAGGCCTTCAACGGCCAGACGTCCGGCCTGCCCGAGCAGTGGCGCCTGCGCCGGGCGCTCTCGGGCGGCGGCGCGCTGCCCGATATCGGCATCTACTGCCTCAACGGCGTGCGCGCGCTCCTCGGCGAGGAGCCGGACCGAATCACCGCCCAGGTCTACTCGCCGTCCGGCGACGGCAAGTTCGCCGAGGTCGAGGAGAGCGTGAGCTTCACCCTGAGCTTCCCCTCGGGCGTGATCGCCCAGTGCCTGACGAGCTACGGCGTGCACGAAGCCCGTCGCCTCACGGTGCACAGCGCGGGCGCCGAGATCGATCTGGACAACGCCTTTGCCTACACGGGCCAGCGCCTGTTCGTGACCCGCCGCAGCGGGAAGATCGTTGCGAAAGACGAGCGGATGCTCGTCCACAAGAATCAGTTCGCCCTGGAGATGGACCACTTCGCCCGCTGCATCCAGGAGGGCCGCCGGCCCCGCACCCCGGGCGAGGAGGGCCTGCAGGACCACGTGCTCATGGAGGCGATCTACGAGGCGGCCCGCACCGGCGCGCCGGTCAAGGTCGGGCCGCCCGCGGGCGCCGGGTCGGGCCTCGACGTCACCCGGGGGCCCGAGCCCGAGGAGGCCGGCTAGGGACCCCTCCCCCGCCGAGATCCCGGGACCTTTTCCGTCCAGGATCGACTCGCTGCACGTTCGGGTCAGATCTTTAATCCGCAAAAACACGCGTCCGCACGAAAAATTTTCCGAGCCTCCGGCAAGAAAATTCCGGTTGCCAACGCTCGCATCATTACAAATACTGCATACCAGCGATGCCGCAGGATCTTAGCAAATGATCGCGGACGCTGGGAAAGCATCGACCGGAGGCGCGCCCGGATTATTGTCCGTTCGCGAACCTATTGCCGGCGAGGGAGAAGGAGACGCCCATGACATCCTCCGCCGCAATACGCGCTGAGGCGAGACCCATGGCGGGACGCTGGCTGCAGCTCGGGCTCGGTGTACTCTGCATGGTGGCAGCCGCCAACATCCAGTACGCCTGGACCCTGTTCGTCCCCGAGATTCAGAAGACCTTCGGCTGGGACCGCGCCGCGATCCAGGTCGCCTTCACCATCTTCGTGGTGGTTCAGACCTGGCTCACCCCCATCGAGGGCTACTTCATCGACAAGTACGGCCCCAGCAAGGTGCTGATGTTCGGCGGCCTGATGACGGGCCTGGCCTGGATCGTGAACTCCTACGCGACCTCGCTCACCGGCTTCTACATGGGCTCCATCGTCGGCGGCATCGGCGTCGGATGCGTCTACGCCACCTGCATCAACAACGCCCTGAAGTGGTTCCCGGACCGGCGCGGCCTCGCGGTCGGCCTCACGGCGGGCGGCTACGGTGCGGGCTCGGCGCTCACCATCCTGCCCATCGCCAAGATGATCGATGCGGGCAGCTACGCCCAGGCCTTCTTCACCTTCGGCCTGATCCAGGGCTCGGTGATCATCCTGGCGGCGATCTTCGTGCGCGGCCCGGCCGGCGGTGAGGTCAAGTTCTCCTCGCACGTGCTCCAGACCCGGCGCGACTACACCCTGAAGGAGGCCCTCAACACGAAGGTCTTCTGGGTGATGCTGCTGATGTTCACCTGCACGGTGACCGGCGGCCTGATGGCGGTGGCCCAGCTCGGCGTGATCGCGCAGGACCTCGGGGTGAAGAACTTCCAGGTGAACCTGTACTTCTTCGCCATGGCCGCCCTGCCCTTCGCGCTGATGCTCGACCGCATCATGAACGGCGTGTCGCGCCCGCTCTTCGGCTGGGTCTCGGACAAGATCGGCCGCGAGAAGACGATGTTCATCGCCTTCGCGATGGAGGGTATCGGCATCGTGGCGCTGGGCTACTTCGGCTCGAACCCCTGGGCCTTCGTGATCCTCTCGGGCATCGTGTTCCTGGCCTGGGGCGAGGTGTACTCCCTGTTCTCGGCCACCGCCGCGGACACCTTCGGCTCGAAGCACATCGGCAAGATCTACGGCGTGCTCTACTGCGCCAAGGGCTTGGCCGCCCTGTTCGTCCCGGTCGGCAACCTCCTGATGCAGGCCACCGGAACGTGGTCGACCGTGCTCTACACGGTCGCCATCATGGACCTGACCGCGGCGGTGCTCGCCATCACGGCGCTGCGCCCGATGCTGAAGGCCCACCATGCCCGCAACGGTGTGATGAACCCGGTCTCCGCCGGGCACTGATCCGGCTCTCACGAGACCTGCACGGACGAGATGGGGGCGCGGCGCGAGCCGCGCCCCGTTTCGTTTCGGCGCGGCCCGCCCGGCGCCTACATCCGTCCTTAACCGTGTTTGGCCATCCTGCCCTTCGAGCCGGCTCGGGGCGTCCGCTGCCCGGACCAGCGCGACCGGAACCGTCGGCGCCCGGGGGGATGATGAGGGATGTGGTCGACGCTCCACCGGAGCCGCCCGGGGACCGTCTCGCCCGCGCCGCACGGGAACTGGCGGGCCTGCGCGCGGCCGCCGGGGAGGAGGCGCTGCCGATCGGCATCGTCGTTCCGGTCTACAATGACTGGGCGGCCTTCCGGCATCTCGCCCAGGCGATCGGGACCGT is from Methylobacterium radiodurans and encodes:
- the oxlT gene encoding oxalate/formate MFS antiporter — its product is MVAAANIQYAWTLFVPEIQKTFGWDRAAIQVAFTIFVVVQTWLTPIEGYFIDKYGPSKVLMFGGLMTGLAWIVNSYATSLTGFYMGSIVGGIGVGCVYATCINNALKWFPDRRGLAVGLTAGGYGAGSALTILPIAKMIDAGSYAQAFFTFGLIQGSVIILAAIFVRGPAGGEVKFSSHVLQTRRDYTLKEALNTKVFWVMLLMFTCTVTGGLMAVAQLGVIAQDLGVKNFQVNLYFFAMAALPFALMLDRIMNGVSRPLFGWVSDKIGREKTMFIAFAMEGIGIVALGYFGSNPWAFVILSGIVFLAWGEVYSLFSATAADTFGSKHIGKIYGVLYCAKGLAALFVPVGNLLMQATGTWSTVLYTVAIMDLTAAVLAITALRPMLKAHHARNGVMNPVSAGH